A genomic window from Bacillota bacterium includes:
- a CDS encoding phosphodiester glycosidase family protein gives MGKIGRLRYIWVILTIVFVAAGSAAAQAVFCDVDADKVVLRVHVPEGSGYRVWQNTNPMKVIIDLDHELPNLPHTVEFKDAALKAVRASKGPGTIGTRVVMDFNYLMPDIESNLEGEWLTVTVNKLYVESSLITVGHGVRYGHMRKGIAAGPLIINYIEVRYMDPLIEIRSVLSQDQIYGREKVSSMAKRSRAIAAANGLYFASDGRPLGLLAIDGRVISEPYANRTAIGIKPGEIVIDQVGMAGRVKLSDGQEFAVSGLNRPRLTDELIIYTPDYGEDSRTNIYGIDLVVVDGVVTEVLTGKAPIPKNGVVVSGHGAARDFLRQVEIGDRLEVELKLEPDWLEQGFQHIIAGGPRLVKDGQVYITSEQERFQADIAVGRAPRTALGVTADRRLLIVTVNGRQPGVSVGMTLEELAELMIELGAVDAMNLDGGGSTTMVIRDRVLNIPSDGTERPVSNAIVIITPESRE, from the coding sequence TTGGGGAAAATAGGACGCTTACGCTATATCTGGGTTATTTTAACAATTGTATTCGTTGCTGCTGGCAGCGCAGCTGCTCAAGCTGTTTTTTGCGATGTGGACGCTGATAAAGTGGTGCTGCGTGTTCATGTCCCGGAAGGCAGCGGCTACCGCGTATGGCAGAATACCAATCCTATGAAAGTAATTATTGACCTTGATCATGAGCTGCCGAATCTGCCGCATACTGTTGAGTTTAAGGATGCGGCTTTAAAAGCGGTTCGGGCCAGTAAAGGTCCTGGCACGATCGGCACCAGAGTCGTGATGGACTTTAATTACCTTATGCCTGACATCGAGTCTAATCTTGAGGGAGAATGGCTGACAGTCACTGTCAACAAGCTGTATGTGGAGAGCAGTTTAATAACTGTTGGTCATGGAGTAAGATACGGCCACATGCGCAAGGGGATTGCAGCTGGTCCATTGATTATCAATTACATCGAAGTGCGTTATATGGATCCGCTGATCGAGATCCGGTCTGTGTTATCGCAAGATCAAATCTACGGCCGCGAAAAAGTCAGTTCGATGGCCAAAAGAAGCAGAGCGATTGCAGCTGCTAACGGTCTGTACTTTGCCTCCGACGGCAGACCTTTGGGACTGCTGGCGATTGACGGCCGAGTGATCAGTGAGCCATATGCCAATAGAACCGCGATTGGTATTAAACCTGGTGAGATTGTAATCGATCAGGTAGGTATGGCTGGTAGAGTTAAGCTCAGCGATGGGCAGGAATTCGCAGTATCAGGACTTAACCGTCCCCGCCTAACCGATGAGCTGATTATTTATACCCCCGATTATGGCGAAGATTCCCGTACTAATATTTATGGGATCGATTTAGTAGTGGTTGATGGGGTTGTCACTGAAGTTTTGACTGGCAAAGCTCCGATTCCGAAAAATGGGGTCGTGGTATCCGGTCATGGAGCAGCCCGAGATTTTCTCCGGCAGGTAGAGATAGGTGATCGCCTGGAGGTTGAGCTTAAGCTGGAACCCGATTGGCTGGAGCAGGGCTTCCAGCATATTATTGCCGGTGGACCCCGTTTAGTTAAAGATGGACAAGTGTATATCACCTCTGAACAGGAGCGGTTTCAAGCTGATATAGCTGTGGGGCGTGCCCCCCGCACCGCATTAGGTGTCACCGCAGACCGCAGGCTGTTGATTGTCACTGTTAACGGCCGCCAGCCTGGTGTCAGTGTGGGAATGACACTGGAAGAACTAGCTGAACTGATGATTGAACTAGGTGCTGTTGATGCGATGAATCTTGATGGAGGCGGTTCCACAACAATGGTGATCCGCGACCGAGTGCTGAATATTCCATCCGATGGGACTGAGCGTCCTGTCAGCAATGCCATCGTGATCATCACTCCCGAAAGCAGAGAATAA
- a CDS encoding flagellar basal body P-ring protein FlgI, with protein sequence MNKRIYISVLALLLVLTTAVGSVFAADAPLVRVKDIARVQGVRDNQLYGLGLVIGLNGTGDSSSALANVQMVANMLERFGITVSPDDLRLRNVAAVMVTATIPASVRVGDAIDVTVSSIGDARSLQGGFLLQTPLQAANGEIYAAAQGPLSIGGFVVRGGSSSVQQNHTTVARVPNGAIVEQEIPHSHSYGDEVQLVLNEPDFSTAARLVETINQVFAENIAKAYDQSTVGVKIPAEYADNTVGMIALLEELPIRPDTKARVVINERTGTVVMGADVRIATVAVSHGNLNVRVEADLQISQPPGFVGDTVVGVDYNIDVNEPEGGLMLLSGGSSVEDLVNALNAIGANPRDIIAILQAIKAAGVLYGDLIIM encoded by the coding sequence ATGAATAAACGTATTTATATATCAGTGCTGGCTTTACTGCTGGTGCTGACCACGGCTGTCGGTTCTGTTTTTGCAGCTGATGCGCCCCTGGTTCGGGTTAAGGATATCGCTCGCGTTCAGGGTGTTCGCGATAACCAGCTGTACGGTTTGGGGTTAGTAATTGGTTTAAACGGAACAGGCGACAGCTCGAGCGCTTTGGCTAATGTGCAGATGGTAGCCAACATGCTGGAGCGGTTTGGCATCACTGTATCACCAGATGATCTGCGCCTGCGCAACGTGGCAGCAGTAATGGTTACCGCTACAATTCCGGCATCAGTGCGGGTAGGCGATGCCATTGATGTGACGGTATCCTCAATCGGAGACGCCCGCAGTCTGCAGGGCGGATTTTTGCTTCAGACTCCACTCCAGGCTGCTAATGGCGAGATTTACGCTGCCGCGCAGGGACCGCTGTCCATCGGCGGATTTGTAGTGCGGGGAGGTTCCAGCAGTGTGCAGCAGAACCACACAACTGTTGCTAGAGTTCCCAACGGAGCCATTGTAGAGCAGGAGATTCCCCACAGCCACAGCTATGGTGATGAGGTGCAGTTGGTTCTGAATGAACCTGATTTCAGCACTGCAGCTCGTTTGGTGGAGACTATCAATCAGGTATTTGCCGAGAATATCGCCAAGGCGTATGACCAATCGACAGTTGGAGTTAAGATCCCGGCTGAGTATGCCGATAATACTGTTGGAATGATTGCGCTGTTGGAAGAGCTGCCGATCCGGCCTGATACAAAAGCAAGAGTTGTAATCAATGAGCGGACTGGGACGGTAGTGATGGGCGCAGATGTGAGGATTGCCACTGTGGCAGTGTCCCACGGCAATCTCAATGTCAGGGTTGAGGCGGACCTGCAGATCAGCCAACCGCCAGGATTTGTCGGAGATACAGTAGTTGGTGTCGATTACAATATCGATGTAAATGAACCGGAAGGTGGTTTGATGCTCCTCTCCGGCGGCAGCAGTGTGGAAGATTTGGTTAATGCGCTGAATGCTATTGGCGCCAATCCGCGGGATATAATTGCCATCCTGCAGGCTATTAAAGCCGCAGGTGTGCTCTACGGAGATTTAATCATTATGTAG
- a CDS encoding flagellar basal body L-ring protein FlgH, with protein sequence MRVRFSRFAPIILILGIFLGLTMSVSASSLFAPSGGSLFSDYKARQVGDLVTVLIIEQARATQSADTSSGNNNVLGIGPGGGVLADLIPLLRFSHDSQFDSGGTTSRGGSITAKLTTKVVEINSNGTMKIEGRQKITVNGEEQEIVISGIIRSRDIGPDNTIYSSLVADAEIQFVGTGIVGDKQEPGILTRFFDWLF encoded by the coding sequence ATGAGAGTTCGGTTTAGCAGGTTCGCTCCAATTATTCTGATATTAGGGATTTTCCTGGGTTTAACTATGAGTGTTTCTGCAAGCTCTTTGTTTGCCCCCAGCGGCGGTTCGCTGTTTTCTGATTATAAGGCGCGGCAGGTTGGTGATTTAGTCACTGTGCTGATAATAGAGCAGGCCCGCGCTACTCAATCAGCGGATACATCATCCGGCAACAATAATGTTCTTGGAATCGGACCGGGTGGAGGCGTTTTGGCGGACTTAATTCCACTGCTCCGCTTCTCTCACGACAGTCAGTTTGATTCCGGAGGCACTACCTCTCGGGGCGGCAGCATAACCGCTAAACTGACCACTAAAGTTGTTGAGATTAACAGCAACGGTACCATGAAAATTGAGGGCAGACAGAAGATTACAGTCAACGGTGAAGAACAGGAAATCGTTATATCCGGTATAATTCGTTCCCGGGATATCGGTCCCGATAATACAATTTACTCATCTTTAGTTGCAGATGCAGAAATTCAATTTGTCGGTACAGGTATAGTTGGAGATAAACAAGAACCCGGTATTCTGACACGCTTTTTCGACTGGCTGTTCTAG
- the flgA gene encoding flagellar basal body P-ring formation protein FlgA: MRRRFSAVLIIMIILAAAVGHGAAKPVVELLPEAEVSGADIFFADIAEFEDEETKDSLGKVYLGAAALPGSNRRLTLGQIEVRLRQAGIHPRDLEITGAKEVWVTTAAVHPKENPSTQDSLYSGKETSISLGYGKTHIYQVVVPVRDIARHELIALEDLRVEEREGRTVPSNLASVDDLVGKRATRLLPAGSELTIYAAEVPPAVERGDTVTLMVTAGSITVTTIGKVQQAGAVGDLIPVENTNTRKIVYGEVISSDLVKIEIGGLK; this comes from the coding sequence ATGCGCAGGAGATTTAGTGCTGTCCTAATTATCATGATTATTTTGGCCGCTGCGGTTGGACATGGAGCTGCTAAACCGGTGGTTGAGCTTCTGCCTGAGGCAGAAGTATCCGGTGCAGATATTTTCTTTGCTGATATCGCTGAGTTTGAGGATGAAGAAACTAAGGATAGTTTAGGCAAAGTCTATTTAGGAGCTGCAGCCCTTCCGGGTTCCAATCGCCGCTTGACCTTGGGTCAAATAGAAGTTCGACTGCGCCAGGCTGGGATTCATCCCCGCGATCTGGAGATAACCGGTGCGAAAGAAGTTTGGGTTACTACGGCTGCTGTGCATCCTAAGGAGAATCCATCGACCCAGGATTCTCTGTACAGTGGTAAAGAAACCAGCATCAGCTTGGGATATGGAAAAACCCATATTTACCAGGTCGTTGTTCCGGTGCGGGATATTGCCCGCCATGAGCTGATCGCCTTGGAAGATCTCCGGGTCGAAGAGCGGGAAGGAAGAACCGTTCCCAGCAATTTGGCATCAGTAGACGATTTAGTCGGCAAAAGAGCTACGCGCCTGCTGCCGGCAGGTTCGGAGCTGACCATCTATGCCGCTGAGGTACCGCCTGCTGTAGAGCGGGGCGATACAGTGACTTTGATGGTAACAGCTGGTTCAATCACTGTGACCACAATTGGCAAGGTGCAGCAGGCTGGCGCTGTAGGTGATCTTATTCCGGTGGAGAATACTAATACCCGGAAAATTGTCTATGGCGAGGTAATCAGTTCGGATTTAGTGAAAATTGAGATTGGAGGCCTGAAATAG
- the flgG gene encoding flagellar basal-body rod protein FlgG produces MMRALWTAASGMNGQQYKIDITANNLANVNTTGFKKSRVDFQDLLYQTVRYAGTPVTAGAQIPTGIQVGHGVRPVATQRLFTQGTFQQTDNPFDLVIEGDGFFQILLPDGSIAYTRDGAFKRDSDGRLVTSDGFPLEPEVQIPEDALSVNIGSDGTVSVQLPGEDRPVERGKIELARFVNPAGLKSDGRNLYSATAASGDPIVGDPGLDGFGNLAQGYLEMSNVQVVEEMVSMIVAQRAYETNSKAIQAADEMLQTANNLRR; encoded by the coding sequence ATGATGCGTGCATTATGGACAGCCGCGTCCGGAATGAATGGCCAGCAGTACAAGATCGACATTACTGCTAATAACTTGGCTAACGTTAACACCACTGGATTTAAGAAAAGCCGGGTTGACTTTCAAGATCTGCTCTATCAAACTGTGCGGTACGCCGGCACACCGGTTACAGCTGGTGCCCAGATTCCAACCGGAATCCAGGTAGGTCACGGTGTGAGACCGGTAGCTACTCAAAGACTATTTACCCAAGGAACGTTTCAACAAACCGATAATCCGTTTGACTTAGTTATTGAGGGCGATGGATTCTTCCAGATACTTCTGCCAGATGGTTCTATCGCCTATACTCGGGACGGAGCGTTTAAACGGGACAGCGACGGACGCTTAGTCACAAGCGATGGTTTCCCACTTGAACCGGAAGTTCAGATTCCTGAAGATGCTTTAAGCGTAAATATTGGTTCTGATGGGACAGTCTCCGTGCAGCTGCCCGGTGAGGACCGCCCGGTAGAGCGGGGTAAAATTGAGCTCGCCCGCTTTGTAAATCCCGCGGGACTTAAGAGTGATGGCCGCAACCTTTATTCAGCTACCGCAGCCAGTGGGGACCCGATTGTTGGTGATCCAGGCTTAGATGGTTTTGGCAACTTAGCTCAGGGTTATCTGGAAATGAGCAATGTTCAGGTAGTTGAAGAAATGGTCAGTATGATTGTGGCGCAACGCGCTTACGAAACAAATTCCAAGGCCATTCAGGCTGCCGATGAAATGCTCCAGACAGCTAATAACCTGCGCCGCTAG